From the genome of Nicotiana sylvestris chromosome 2, ASM39365v2, whole genome shotgun sequence, one region includes:
- the LOC104223395 gene encoding cytochrome c6, chloroplastic, translated as MRVFSMSPTCLDQSCSIKFLATQTKKRNVYEGDNLFGEKKNKYSYEVKLLKNLAPPLMTALIALSPIVNPPDSVGQTIEVQRGAALFSKACIGCHYAGGNIIQPGATLFLKDLERNGADTEEEIYRITYYGKGRMPGFGQNCTPRGQCTFGPRLQDDEIKLLAEFVKSQADQGWPKIENSGD; from the exons ATGCGAGTCTTTTCTATGTCGCCCACTTGCCTTGACCAGAGCTGTTCCATAAAATTCTTGGCAACACAAACTAAG AAGAGAAATGTGTATGAAGGAGACAACCTATTTGGCGAAAAGAAGAATAAATACTCATATGAGGTGAAGTTGCTGAAGAATTTGGCTCCACCTCTAATGACTGCCCTTATAGCTCTCTCTCCCATTGTCAATCCCCCAG ACTCAGTTGGACAAACAATAGAAGTACAAAGGGGAGCTGCTTTGTTTAGTAAAGCTTGCATTGGATGTCATTATGCAGGTGGAAATATAATCCAGCCT GGTGCGACACTCTTCTTGAAGGATCTAGAAAG AAATGGAGCTGACACGGAAGAGGAGATCTATCGCATCACTTACTATGGCAAAGGGAGAATGCCA GGGTTTGGTCAGAATTGTACACCGAGGGGTCAATGCACCTTTGGTCCTCGATTGCAAGATGATGAAATTAAACTTTTAGCTGAGTTTGTGAAGTCTCAAGCCGATCAAGGTTGGCCTAAAATAGAAAATAGTGGAGATTGA